Within Cydia fagiglandana chromosome 1, ilCydFagi1.1, whole genome shotgun sequence, the genomic segment TTCGATAACACACTTATAACCTCAACACGTAAGCAAAAACTTTGTGATCTGTCATCGAAAAATATAGTAATACACGTAATGTTACATTTGTTTCAATAAACGATGCAGATTATAACACAGTTTTCTTTAGAAttctataatattattttttctcaATGAAGCGAAAACCGATTGACAACTttcacaaaagtgacgtttGAATGTTAATGTTGCCAGATgtgtacaaaaaaaatcaatCGATGTTTTACTACGGGCGCGTTTAAGGTACATTTTTAATTGACCAACTCTTCTTGCTTAACTGCAGTTTTTGGTCGATTCTACAGAGCGTTTACAAAGAAACGTTGacgcaggggtgcgaaactcctgagatcggtcaaactcggctccgctcggctcagcattgctccgagcaattattaggattggcagtattggcaccacttgacttccttttgcgtgcatgaccacagatagataatcacttgaattttgacaaccctaaacagccgaaagggatagtgccgtatattagaaagggatagcaagatttaaccctgaaccgctgtcaaacttcggttttgtactATTATTGGTTGATGTCcgttgtagagttagaccaagtctgcaatgattttgctagcagacgcatttatacgtcataacaatttcacagaagtttgacgtttaaaatatcactagcactgcgtatgctatcaaaatcgctgcagacttttcttggtctaactctattgcGTTTTAGCATTATGACCTGACTCGTTATCTACCGTTCTACTGTTTCTTAAGTTTTTATGCAGTTTTCATTTGTATTCtggtgaaaaataaagatatacagcttggcaaacaagagtagaaattaaaaagtggcaatactttagcgtcgtccctttcaaaccaatttatataagaaaacgggacgactctacagtgttgccactttttaaattctactcttttttgccaagctgtagaaTATTATACTCTGAGACTCTGACACACCCACCTTGTCAGTGGAAAAAAATTAGGCGCGAAGAGTTGTTTTCCCATAGaatattttaatttcgcgcctgaCAAAGTGGATGTGTTTGagtatttatattgtaatgCTCAATTCACACTAATCGGTATTTTCTTACTCTTGACATGTTGAGAAAAGAGAAGCAAGTAGCGCAATTCGATAACCGATATCAAATCACTAAAGTGGATTAGCCATTACCCAAATTAAATTTCTATCTTCTTTCCGCCATGGGTGAAAACaagcaaataataaatataatcttAAATAGGAATTGAATGTAACAACTGTCCACagctaaataaatatgtactgtGCTACATACCTTCATCAGGTTCCAAATTGCCAGCCAACATTCTGATAAATGTCGTCTTTCCGGTTCCGTTCTCTCCGAGCAAAACTAAAATCTCGGAGTCTGAGAACTCGCCAGGCTTCACGCGAAGATTGAAATCTCCCATTTTTTTGGTCATTTCCGGGTACTCATAGTGGTTCATTCTTTTaatctataaaaatatatatgtataacagGATTTCCAGTTTCACAAAAGCTTTTTGTCTACCACCAGACATCTCTTTGTACATTATAGCAACTACGAGTATTAACTGTGCTAAACGAGCTCTAGGTTTATTCACCCTCTAAGTAGAAGTTTGTATTATTGTCAGGCATCTCTGGATGGagttgactgtacaataaaaCCTGCCAAAAtttttacctatattaaatGTGCAGTGTGTACACTGTGTACTTATTCATtcagtttatttttaatgtatttaaatgaATAATGAGTATAAAACCTTGCAATAATAAGAATAACTCAGCttgagtaaataaaaaaatactgacCTCTTCTTCAGTTGCTGACTCAGCAACCTTGAAGACCAAGGATTCAGTCCTGAATCTCATGTTTTCAGTGGGCACAAACCCATCAAGGAATATATTGATACCTGAGAAAAAACGgtacttattacttattttgtttTTGGGGTTTTCTtatacaaaagaaaataaaattgatGGCCAGTTATTTTACACCGCCATGAATAACTTAATAAGCCGAAAATTGCATGGCCTCTTTATGAATGATTTTAATGCCCTTCTTGCCCTTCTGCAGCCAGCTGTACCTACactgctcataaatatctgaacatgatCTAGCCACCTTGATTTTCTATTTGTTTAATGTATTTAAtggttacatatttattaatcgATATTTTAGTTGTTATATTCAATTTTAAATCAGTTAATATTAGGTACAAACCTTCTCGTACAGAGAAAGGCATAGTCACAACACCATAAGCTCCGGGCACGCCATACAGACAGCAAATAAAGTCAGACAGGTAGTCCAGCACTGACAAGTCATGCTCCACCACGATGATGAacctgtacaaaaaaaatacgtaCACTTTAATATAAAGTGTTTTAAAAAATGGTCTATGGATTAGACACCAAGCAACATAGCGACGAACATGTGTTCATACGTTAGATTCTATCAAATGTATTGCTTTCACTCGCTTGCTTCGAGCctcattaatttataaaaaatatggttgCACACACCTATTTTATATGCAATAAACGTCTGTCAGCTTTTTGTGATAAGTACGAGATAATAGATGATAGTCAATTCGGCTTTAGGAAGAAAAGATGTACAGTATTAACTGTTCACAAATTTATGCATgatgttattaatattattgataGTAAGAGATATGCATTCGGGCTTTTACTTGACATGAGTAAAGCCTATGACCGCGTTCAACATAATATTCtcctaaataaattatatgacaTAGGAATCCGTGGAACAGCTCATGACTGGTTCAAGTCATACTTAACAAATAGGATACAATATGTAGAAATAGACTATTTTAATAAAGCAACTAACTctctttataaaatattatcacAAAAAAGACAAATAACTTGCTCTATTCCGCAGGGCAGTGTTTTAGGCTGCATCCTTTTcttaatttatataaatgatctggcaaaaataataaacaccgAATATACTAAAAGTTTCTTATACGCCGATGATATTTCTATtgtattctcttgtttaaacagcAAAGATCTAActcataaattaaatagtactcTTGATACCGTAATACAATGGCTCACCgaccataaaaaataaaataaaaataaaataagcctttattgctgtgtaacataataataatataagtattaagttgcactatgtttcttttatactacactatatattttatatctaaTTCCTTAACTAAGTGAATCGGCAACCGGTTTTCGCTTCTTCCTTTTTACAGCTTGTCTTTcgacataggcctcctctaaACCTTTCCATTTTATCCTGTCTTTTGCAGTTCGTCTCCATGTAGGGCCAGCTATCTTTCTTATGTCGTCTTCCCAACGTTTAAATTGTCCTCCTTCTTTTCTTGTCCCGTCCCTCGGGTACCATTCCGTTATTATTTTTGTCCACTTTTCTGTTCTTTCCCTTAACATATGCCCTGTCCATCTCCACTTTAATCGTTTGTAAACATATTGGATGTTTttgaatttagttttattctttATAATTTGTAGACTAACCTTATCTCTGCGTTTTACTCCTAGAACACTTCTCTCCATTCCGTTTTgacacacttttattttgtttagttgTTGTTCGGTCAGTGCCCATGTTTGACATCCATACGATAAGCATGGGAGGATACACGTATCAAATACCTTCCTTTTCTCTTTGATGGGCATGTCTTTGTCCTTCATAATTTCGCTCAAAGACCAGAATCGTTTCCAGCTATTTGTAATCCttctgtttatttctttttgcattGTATCTTCTGGGGCTATTAGTTGACCTAGATATATGTATTCGTTCACATACTGTATTTGTccattatttactttaatatctACTCTAGTTGAGTTTGTCATCACCTTTGTTTTGGAGGTGTTCATTGAGAGACCTACCTTGGCACTTTCATCAGATAGCTGTTGTAACATTTCTTCTAAGTTACTTGGATCTTCAGAAAACAGGACGATATCGTCTGCGAAACGTAGGTGGTTAAGTTTTTCGCCGTTTATGTTGATTCCATTTCGATCCCATTCCAAGTTTCTAAAGACCATCTCTAATACCGCGGAGAATAATTTCGGTGAGATTGGGTCGCCCTGTCTGACTCCTCTTTCGAGTGGAAATTCTTCCCCTGTTCTTTCCAGCTTAACTTGGGCCGTACTATTCGAGTAAATGTTTTTGAGTATTCTAATGTATTTGGGCTCTACTCCCTGTATTGTTAGCGCTTTCCAGATGATGCTTGATATATGGTATCGAATGCTTTATTAAAATCCACGAATCCTAAGTAATAGACTTTATTATATTCCCTGTATTTTTGGATCACTTGTCTTAGGACGTGGATGTGGTCTATCGTGGAAAATTTGCTTCGAAAGCCCGCCTGTTCTTTGGGTTGATTTTCTTCGAGTTTGACCGTGATACGTGATAGTATTATCTTTGAAAATATCTTATAAATGTTTGCCATTAGACTTATTGGTCTATAGTTACTCATGTCTCCCTTGTCTCCTTTTTTATGTATTAGTATTATAGTTGATTTCATCCAATCTTTGGGTATGCTTTCGGTTGTTAGGATGTCGTTGAATATTTCTGTTAGTCTTGGTCCAATCACTGGTAACGTGTGTTTTAGTAACTCGTTTGTTATTTGGTCTGAGCCTGGTGCTTTATCTTGTTTTTGTGTGTTGATTGCTCTTATTGTTTCTTCCTGTAGTATATTTGGTACTGGTTCAGTGTCTGCGAATATTTCCATTTGGGATTCTTCCGGTAGTGTTGTTTGTTTTTGGTATAGTATTCTGTAATACTACACCATAATCAACAACACCGACCATAATCTacaactaaatctaaaaaagacaAATTTAATCCAATTCCGACCCCATCAGCGGAATCCATTAGATGTTAATTTTACCTACCTAAACGACCCAATTTTACCCGTAAAAAACTGTAATCTTCTCGGTATAAATATTGACGAAAACATTAATTGGAAAACACACATAGataaaattagtttaaaaatatCATGCTTTGCTTATGCCCtcagaaatattaaaaaaacttcaGGCTTGAAAACAGCTCTTAGTGCTTATCACGCATTTACACAGACATGGCTCCAATACGGGATTGTATTATGGGGTAACAGCACAAATAGTGTAGATTTGTTCATACTGCAAAAAAGGTGTATTAGAATATTAAGTAACATAAAAAATCAAGAAAGTTGCAGACcttactttaaaaaattaaatattttaactttaccATCCCTTTACATCTTAGAAACATGCAAATTTGTACGAAAACATCCCGACCTATATAGGAAAACTAAAGACCGTCATACTAGTAACTTGAACTTAAGAAATCAAAATAAGATTGCCCTTCCTGCCAGTAATTTACAAATGAGTAATAAAAGTCCCTATAGCATATCTATAAGAATTTTCAACAATCTTCCTAAAGAAATAGCAGAAGAATTTAAATATGAGAAATTTGTAGGTcacttaaaaacttatttaataagtaattgtttttattctATACAAGAATTTTTCGATGATAATAAATACCATAAATAGGCATATATATactataaacaatttttttgcgACTACTATTTGTTGTGTATTCTGTAACTTGTATAATTGTTTTATGTGTTAGATAACATTGCAATACCCTTACAGGGTGTCATATTGTGGAACATTATTAGTTAAGAACATCTGTATAAACACCAATATGAAAGCAATaaacatattatatattattattattatatttttctttactcGTTCTACACATGTTTGTGATGGGTCAAACAGCTAGTCAACTGTACCACCTTATTACAAATATTTGTTACTTTCAATGACTTCTCAAGTGAGAAAAGGGTGATTGATAACGCAATAAGCCTTACTTATCAGGATGGATGAGCGAACGAATCGTGCGGGCAGCATTGAGACGCTGCTTGACGTCCAGATAGGAAGACGGCTCGTCGAACATGAAAATGTCCCCGTTCTGGATGCACACCATGGCACAGGCGAAGCGCTGCAGTTCTCCACCGGACAGCGCCGCGATCTCGCGGTCGCGGATGTGAGAGAGATCTAAGGATAAGCAAGTAAAAATATTGTGATCATACTGGCAAAATTAAAGCTTAGACTTAATGATGTTCCTGGCATTGTCCGGGCTTTTTGCCGTGGCTTATGGGAGCCTGCTTCTTAATCCAGAGGAGAAACAAGGCCTTAGTGCTTAGTCCGGTTTCCATATGAAGTTTTTCTTAATCAAAAAGAGACTGGTGTCTTCGCGCAAGTGACACCCCTTAGGATTAGCCATTGAAAGTAGATTGACCATATCACTAGGTACATAAAGCTACCATTGTGACAAAAATAATCAACactgttcattttagtttaTAACACATGGTCTTGACAATGTAAATGTGTCCTGTCCTTTAAGCAGAACAATAGATTCGGCATTGGCATCGAGCCAAATGAGAACTAATTACAAATCTGTAGACTGTTGAAACTCACTACTGGATAAGACTATTACTACTTTgctatttaagaaaaaattgttataataatattgttttatcAATTTTCCAGTTATGAAACCTATATGTATACTTGCATAATAGGTAGTGTTTCGTAAATTGATAAAAACGTGCTCAAACAAAGGATATACCTAGGTGCATATTCTCACAACTATTCACCTTTGTATAATTTTGTACTTAAATTGTTTTTACAGAGTACAATATATTATTTCCAACTACACTCTTGTTTCTATTAAATTGAATAAAACATCAAAACCCTACACACTCCTATACACTCCTTTTTTTGGGCAGTCTTGTAATAAGGAAATACacacaaacaaataaaatataactcaCCAAGCATCTTGCAAATTTCATCTATATTGTTCATATCATTTTTCCTATCCAACAGTTGTCCAACTGTTCCTTTCACAGCCCTGGGGATCTGGTCCACATACTGAGGCTTGATCAGGGCCTTCAGGTCATCCTCCAGGATCTTGGTGAAGTAATTCTGCAGCTCAGATCCACGGAAGTGGGAGAGGATCTCTTGCCAGTCCGGGGGATCCTAAAACAAAGGGCAGTTGAAAATAGAGATGCTCTTCAAGGTTTCTTACATAtacttaacgcattcactgcagGATGAGGTCGAAAGACCCCATGCATTGTATGCTTAATTACAAGTTACACTAATTGCCACAGAAAAGATTTTAATGATCAAACAGGATGAGGTTTAACTCTTCTTGAACACAAACTTTAAGAATATCTCTATTCTTAAAGTTTTAGATTAGAGGGAGCattgaaaacaaaataattaaggTGAGCTCCAATGTTAATGATCAAAATAATACGACCTACTATATGTATACAAAATGGGTGCTTTAAAATACAATGACTGTTAGTGTTGCATTTAATTAATGAAgacttattttaattacaaattgACTTCCTCCTACTTGGCAAATAGGTTAAGTTATATTAAACATGCCTATATATCTGTCTAAATTACATCTTACAGAATAGCGGCCCAGATTGGGCTTCTGTTTCCCCGCAAGGATCTTCAGGGCAGTAGACTTGCCGATACCGTTCTGGCCGACAAGCCCAAGAACTTCACCAGGCCGCGGGATGGGCAGGCGATGTAGCTTGAATGAATTCTTGGAGTAGCGATGGGTTGTATGCTTTTCCAGGTTTGACGGGATGTTGATGATGGTAATTGCATCAAATGGGCATTTCTGTGGACAAATTGTATAAAATTCAACACTAACCTTACTCAAATCTTATTATTTTTGATAGATTTGCCTCaaacaatgtatattttaaacatcaaaacaCAAATGTATGTACTACCAGTAAGTGCATTAAACTAAATTGAAATCTGGTACCAACAATACAAACATTGTGGTCTAATTGGAACATTTTAACCTAGTACAGAAACAGTGCCTTAAAGCCATATTGTTGAACATGGTAGTGCTATAACCAAGTTTTCAAATATTTGCTTCAATTGTTATGTATTGATGTTATAAGTATATCAAAACATGGCACAGTGTTTGACTTTTCTAGTGCTCTAATGTAGGTTGGTCTCTAAACAGCTTTTGATCCTGGATAGAAATGATATAATTTTGTTAAACAATTTATCTTAAAAACGTTAAATTAACATGACCATGAAAAACATTGCGGTGATTGATCACtttgtttttagtgttccttacaaaactttgttcacggaacacttatgggatcacttcggtcttgtttgaAATGACAAATACAGCTTGAAAGGTCTTACCTTGACACAAATACCGCAACCGATGCAGAGTTCCTCCGATATGGTGGCGATCTTGTCGTTGGGTGTCACCTCGATGCAAAGCTTGCCCATCCGCACCACCGGACAACTCTTCTTGCACTCCTGCCTGCATCGCTTCGGCTTGCAGCGATCGGCGTTCACAATCGCGATACGCGTGAGCTTGTCCGTCTCCTCATGTTGTTTATTTCGAGACATAACTGTCAACGAAAATTAACTATCAAAAAACACTTTATAAACCAGCTGTAATTAACAATTCAACAATTTCGTCTCATATGTGGCAGAATTTCCCACATAACCTCAACTTGTATTTTGTGTTTGCAGTTTTTATAAATTGCACAATGTAGTATTAAAAGGCAATTAAGGATAACGTGAGTATTACGTGTAATATTTAACTTTGGACTTGTAAAACAGCGTATACCTGGTAAAAGAGGGCGAACGTTGGCGAAATCTTGCCTACGTTCGCGTGTACCTTTACTTTGAAATGTCAAAAGgaattattttctattttcttttttttaacgtagtgattatatgctcagtGGTCTGTCTATCATGTGTACTTGACAGTTTGATCTGGATATTACTAAAAACGTTCATACATATTAATTATGAAAACCATTTTGTTATGAgaaataaaaaacatataattaaagtattaaatttcaaattgaaatttataaattgtttaattaaaaaataataaaaaatgtgaTTCTACATGGATTCTACGCGTAATGTGGATTCATTTTCAtagattaatttaattaacataaataaaccacgttcagttttttttttactggcaAGTATACTTTGACAAGTCTCGCCAACAATGTCGTTGACATGTTGACataaattagaaataaatttcatattcaatacaaaaaatttaaaggaaaaaaatcaaaattctaGTATACTTTAGATAATATTGATTACTGTTGCTTCTTACAAAATGGTAGCTAGTTCTTACCTACAATTGTTATTGTGCTTAGTAGTGAAATCATTTTGAAACACTTGATACTTATCTTATTTAAGTTAtgttttgctaaataactaggTGTGCTAGGTTGCCGAAAGTGTAGTTAGTTTACTATTTTGTTGCTGTAGGTGTGATAGTGACTGCTTATGGCTatctaaattaatttgttaaCATTGTTATCAGGTGAAACTGGAAGTGTGTATAGACAGCTTGGAGTCCGCCATCAATGCCATTCATGGAGGTGCGGAAGAGCTTGAAGTATGCAGCTCCCTTCCTGAAGGTGGTCTTACACCTACAGTTGGACTGGTGAAACAAATAATACACATGGTATGTATGTCATAGTTACAAAATCGTTACTTAGTTTAGTGTGAGCACAGATCATACAACaagattaaaacttaaaagtaTTCAATTATGGACTTGCAAAGCGCAATAgtgttttataattattttctatttttcagGTACGGAATATAGGTACAGGGTCATCTATACATCACACATGCTCAGATTGTATATGCCCAGAGTTAACTGAGGTACAAAAAACCTTTTATTCCTTGTTTGCTCTTGTTTAAACTGAGTTTCCGAAGCATAATTAGATATTGTATCTATTTCAGAAACCAAGTGTGAATGTAATGATCAGATGTAGAGCGGGTTCCGATTTTTGTTACACACCGACGGAAGTAGAAACAATGCTGTTAGACTTAGTCATAATGAAAAACATGGGTGTAAACAGGTTTGTCTTTGGTGCACTTACCAGTGAACAGGAAGTTGATGTTGTTACATGTGCCAAAATTATTGCTAAGGCGAATCCTTTGCCGGTAACTTTTCACAGAGCCTTTGATGTATGCAAGGATACTTTAGTATCTCTTGAGAAAATTGTCAAACTTGGGTTTGACAGAGTTCTTACAAGTGGTCAGAGACCTTCCGTAGAGGATCCGGAAGCATTCCAAATAATCACCGATATGATGGGCTTTTACCAGGACAAAATCCATATCATGCCTGGTGCTGGTATCAATAcagaaaatgttaaaaaatatgtgAAACTGGGATGCCCGTTCATTCATAGCTCATGTAAAGTTGCCAGAGTGCCCAAGATTAGCAAAACTTTGAACATGGGAATGGAAATTGCAGGCCCTGAGAGAATTTTGTACACAGATAAAAATAGTGTCATTAGATTAAGATGTGCAATAAGAAATGAGCTTTTACAAATACGCACTAAATGATTTGTATTTATCTGCCTTTTAATAAATGCTCAAATCCTCATAAAAAGTGACTAAAGATCAAAAtccccaaatctaaaaaaaagtgTAAGTATTGCATTACATGTGTAGGCAAGGCAACTCACATAACTTGATtacgtaattattattatttgtcggATAACGTACGCACGCCGGTCGTACTATGGAAACCCGGCCACGgaactgagggcttaccgcgaaccacgttccacGTGTTGCCTCcgtgggggccgatttttgaatcgatttcgtcactcgaaaatcggcggaaaacggcgaaaagctaatttttgaaatacgagcgatcgaaatttggaatctagtggtattgaccattcgatttcaattctattagtataattgaaacgcctagtagtggagatcggggggcacggcagtgcccccgccaagtcgagcgcgaagcaaacactgccgtaccatcctttactggaaccatttcgccgcattttcaggcccctatttgagaacctctggataagaccagaacgcagaaattttggtcatccagtaagctataatcacatacttaaaatccaaaatttcaagtctgtaggtcatttagttccgaagttaagcgaaagcaaagtttcgcatttatgaaactcactcatgatcatcagaatagaactagtacttcccataaactcagagagctgaaatttggtacagagttagggtttaatggccacataaagggaaaacctaaaaatattgcaatatcagtcacgtttttaagatctaagaactgcataagtaagtttgtaatcgcatataaatatatgatattacaaagttactgttgcagttcttacaaatagtaggtaaagtaaagtaaaggaaCAATACGATGTACGTAGTGAGtgtgaatgaagatatgtttagttatgataaggactgtatcgtttattataaatacagataaaacctggtctaactgttgacgtgtgtattattttgtattactatgttcttaaggtataatctgggggtatttttaagacatatctgatataagaatgttttacatttattttattttagggactttatgatgattttaataccttctagcaaatgtaattcggacaagcctatcgagcttaatttgagactatttcaccgattccttagtacgatttaaagaaacaaaaggttaatatgctgccaaaatatgccatctaagtgtccttttcatgattgctcaattgaacatccacagaataaatgtggtgtattttatctttacatgaaaacgactttttatgcaacattttggattcccgtcaatttctgacgccagggaaatgacggaaacagctaaaagaatctaccgaaatccaaagcctaacggacattcatggcgttgaaccatggctagaacaggtcgatagaaacgctccatgatggttatattgtataccaaagtcggggttgtcgtaagtaacatgccatattttcaaaaaggccaccaagcacagatccaaaactttttttccaactaaaagaaatgattagactatgcccagatgtttcgctttacgaatcatatgtaattgctgtttacatagtacgattttttttgtgtaatacttatcttgttcgcaaaccgtaaattttcttgtagtatttgtccgaaatcgttgtagttactcgggaggattgggtaaatattgtccaaaccatatgctttacgtgatctcccaggacgaaatgttacttattattaaagcactaattaaactatatgtgtaattttttaataaaaacataataccagaaaaaacggctaagtaaagttgtatttataataaacgatacagtccttatgtgtatacatagtatgggtatgagtacccgaaaagaaggactgcctacaaaaagagatgagatcccatcaaaaacattacatgtaaaaaggtgcaagtctcgcaacgcttttactacaaaaaagttttgagatgtaatgtgaaaccaagtcggttattttaattagtgccagggggtttctacaaaaagaagtgaaatcccaccaaaaacattctgtaaaaaactagccaagtctcgatggagctgcttgtttatctctaaaaagtaatgaaatctagacaaagtcgtgccaattctaaggttccttactgcgatttctttattattatagttaatgttgtgtgacttggccgtcaaggccaggtgctccatgacaccattgcaccaatctgtcgccagaaccgctacccattgacgatggaaaattgccacttggaaaacgttgattcaataaccagtcaattgtaggcttgataaagctgcgtatttcaataatacttatgtatgggcgagcctgaaacaaacacttctttttggtgcaatggcagattggtgcaatggtgtcatggagcacctggttttgtacccttgtgtacccttcaacggccaagtcacacaacattaactataataataaagaaatcgcagtaaggaaccttagaattggcacgactttgtctagatttcattactttttagagataaacaagcagctccatcgagacttggctagttttttacagaatgtttttggtgggatatcatttaacgaaatacacgaaatcgagtggtcgaacttcaaaaatcggccccctgtcacacatacgtacgaatttacaagtgcgacagagaggcaacacgtcgtacGTGGTTCGCGGACTTCGTTGTAGACCCTCTGGCTTATGTTGTTGTCGAGTGCGCCCGCGCTCCACTCACGCCACTCCAGCCAGTCATGATTTGGCCTTTGTTCTATGACTTGCTGTCGCTTGatattaaccctttgaccgccgttgtccg encodes:
- the LOC134667975 gene encoding protein Pixie, producing MSRNKQHEETDKLTRIAIVNADRCKPKRCRQECKKSCPVVRMGKLCIEVTPNDKIATISEELCIGCGICVKKCPFDAITIINIPSNLEKHTTHRYSKNSFKLHRLPIPRPGEVLGLVGQNGIGKSTALKILAGKQKPNLGRYSDPPDWQEILSHFRGSELQNYFTKILEDDLKALIKPQYVDQIPRAVKGTVGQLLDRKNDMNNIDEICKMLDLSHIRDREIAALSGGELQRFACAMVCIQNGDIFMFDEPSSYLDVKQRLNAARTIRSLIHPDKFIIVVEHDLSVLDYLSDFICCLYGVPGAYGVVTMPFSVREGINIFLDGFVPTENMRFRTESLVFKVAESATEEEIKRMNHYEYPEMTKKMGDFNLRVKPGEFSDSEILVLLGENGTGKTTFIRMLAGNLEPDEGSGTLPQLHISYKPQKISPKSQGLVRSLLHEKIRDAYIHPQFITDVMKPMKIEEIMDQEVQNLSGGELQRVALVLCLGKPADVYLIDEPSAYLDSEQRLVAAKVIKRFILHAKRTGFVVEHDFIMATYLADRVIVFEGTPSSDATAHAPQSLLNGMNKFLELLGITFRRDPNNFRPRINKHSSVKDMEQKRAGQYFFLED
- the LOC134667875 gene encoding copper homeostasis protein cutC homolog, producing the protein MVKLEVCIDSLESAINAIHGGAEELEVCSSLPEGGLTPTVGLVKQIIHMVRNIGTGSSIHHTCSDCICPELTEKPSVNVMIRCRAGSDFCYTPTEVETMLLDLVIMKNMGVNRFVFGALTSEQEVDVVTCAKIIAKANPLPVTFHRAFDVCKDTLVSLEKIVKLGFDRVLTSGQRPSVEDPEAFQIITDMMGFYQDKIHIMPGAGINTENVKKYVKLGCPFIHSSCKVARVPKISKTLNMGMEIAGPERILYTDKNSVIRLRCAIRNELLQIRTK